The proteins below are encoded in one region of Bifidobacterium catenulatum DSM 16992 = JCM 1194 = LMG 11043:
- a CDS encoding GH32 C-terminal domain-containing protein, producing the protein MKLYYQFPGTWFGDCMPFGKGDEFFLFHQRDNRNPEPFGEPFGWDLATTKDFVNYENHGVAIPRGAYDAQDQFIFAGSVFEGEGQYHIFYTGYNRDYPAQGRPAQVLMHAVSDDLYHWTKTQDAITFTPQEGYDPDDWRDPWVIRDEEHDQYLLILGARKIGPKTCQTGRTVKFTSKDLKDWKFEGDFWAPNLYTMHEMPDLFKMGDWWYHIVTEYSDKHKMVYRMAKSLDGPWIAPSDDAFDGSAYYAGRTFELNGQRILFGWVGTKEKCDDRSNFEWAGTFVAHEVYQREDGTLGVRIPDTVWNAFNERENVGNVTIDGTGARQEAVLALGCGDLFSFEADITFSEGTRSFGLRVNENEDTALGYQFIFPVAENRYVFEGSPNFPWFNVMNIGLERPIKLEAGRNYHLQLIVDDTIGTLYVDGVALNVRMYERPGESLSIFATDGVVEVRNVSIARGLKEV; encoded by the coding sequence ATGAAGCTTTATTACCAGTTCCCTGGCACTTGGTTCGGTGACTGCATGCCATTTGGCAAGGGCGACGAATTCTTCCTGTTCCACCAGCGGGACAATCGCAACCCGGAGCCGTTCGGAGAGCCGTTCGGCTGGGATCTTGCCACAACCAAAGATTTCGTAAACTACGAGAATCATGGAGTGGCAATCCCCCGTGGTGCATATGACGCACAGGATCAATTCATCTTCGCGGGCTCGGTGTTTGAGGGCGAGGGCCAGTACCACATCTTCTACACCGGCTATAACCGCGATTATCCCGCACAGGGCAGGCCTGCGCAGGTGCTCATGCATGCGGTCAGTGACGACCTGTACCACTGGACCAAAACACAGGATGCTATCACCTTTACGCCGCAAGAGGGCTATGACCCTGATGACTGGCGTGACCCGTGGGTCATTCGGGACGAAGAACATGACCAGTATCTGCTGATTCTTGGTGCCCGTAAAATCGGTCCGAAAACCTGCCAGACCGGCCGTACCGTGAAGTTCACCTCTAAGGATCTCAAGGACTGGAAATTTGAGGGTGATTTCTGGGCTCCAAACCTGTACACCATGCATGAAATGCCCGACCTGTTCAAGATGGGCGACTGGTGGTACCACATCGTCACCGAATACAGCGACAAGCACAAGATGGTCTATCGTATGGCCAAGAGCCTTGACGGCCCATGGATTGCACCGTCGGACGATGCATTCGACGGCAGTGCCTACTATGCCGGCCGTACCTTCGAACTGAATGGCCAACGCATCCTGTTTGGCTGGGTCGGCACCAAAGAGAAGTGCGATGACAGGAGCAACTTCGAATGGGCCGGAACTTTCGTGGCGCACGAGGTGTATCAGCGCGAAGACGGCACGCTCGGTGTGCGCATTCCCGATACCGTGTGGAATGCATTCAATGAGCGCGAGAATGTCGGCAATGTGACCATCGATGGTACTGGTGCGCGACAGGAGGCGGTACTCGCCCTTGGCTGCGGTGATTTGTTCTCGTTCGAAGCCGACATCACCTTCTCAGAAGGAACTCGCTCCTTCGGCCTGCGTGTCAACGAGAACGAAGATACCGCGCTGGGATACCAGTTCATCTTCCCCGTAGCTGAAAATCGCTATGTGTTCGAAGGCAGTCCGAACTTCCCATGGTTTAATGTCATGAACATCGGGCTTGAGCGACCTATCAAGCTCGAGGCAGGCCGTAACTATCATCTGCAACTCATCGTCGATGACACTATCGGCACGTTGTATGTGGATGGAGTGGCACTGAACGTGCGCATGTATGAGCGCCCCGGCGAGTCGCTGAGCATTTTCGCCACCGACGGCGTCGTTGAGGTACGCAATGTCTCCATCGCTCGCGGATTGAAGGAGGTCTGA
- a CDS encoding LacI family DNA-binding transcriptional regulator encodes MSVNIQDVAKAAKVSVSTVSRSFTRPELVSEATRSRVLRIADEMSFSISRSATALKSGKALRVALLMSDHIRLWFSASVIEGLNQVLHADGYDLSIFQISSIEERREFFDMLPVRRNADAVIVASIDVDAQESAQLASTGVPIIGINCVNPREYGFTAAVGIDDDQGSRLVARHLIGLGHRNIVYVRTSREVSLHFSVQQRYDSFVKACLEQGVTPTTLVAQESEDRISTIVSELLSLPQMPTAIACQEDGIAIPLIYQLVRCGYRIPSDISVIGYDDSFYAHDIGLTTIRQDPIGMAHEAACKTLDLINRKTTGMPFQTFPAQLIVRSSTSRVSLDKG; translated from the coding sequence ATGTCAGTCAATATTCAAGACGTTGCCAAAGCGGCAAAGGTGTCGGTTTCCACGGTGTCCAGATCATTCACCCGACCTGAGCTCGTATCTGAGGCGACACGGTCCAGGGTGTTGCGCATCGCCGACGAGATGAGTTTCTCCATCTCCCGTTCGGCCACTGCGCTCAAGTCCGGCAAAGCATTGCGTGTCGCCTTGCTGATGAGCGACCATATCCGACTATGGTTCAGCGCTTCCGTCATCGAAGGGTTGAACCAGGTTTTGCACGCAGACGGCTATGATTTATCGATCTTCCAGATCTCCAGTATCGAGGAACGCCGTGAGTTCTTTGATATGCTGCCGGTTCGTCGCAATGCCGACGCGGTGATCGTTGCTTCCATCGATGTCGATGCGCAGGAAAGCGCACAGCTGGCCAGCACCGGCGTACCAATTATCGGCATCAACTGTGTGAATCCAAGAGAATACGGTTTCACTGCGGCCGTGGGGATAGACGATGATCAAGGTTCGCGTCTGGTTGCGCGCCATCTTATCGGGCTGGGGCATCGCAACATTGTCTACGTACGTACGTCGCGTGAGGTTTCCTTGCACTTCAGTGTGCAGCAACGTTATGACTCCTTCGTCAAGGCCTGTCTGGAACAGGGTGTCACGCCAACTACGTTGGTTGCGCAGGAAAGTGAGGACCGCATTAGCACGATTGTCTCCGAGTTGCTGAGCTTGCCGCAAATGCCAACCGCCATCGCTTGTCAGGAGGACGGCATCGCGATTCCACTGATTTATCAGCTTGTGCGTTGTGGCTACCGTATTCCGTCTGATATTTCCGTCATCGGCTATGACGACAGCTTCTATGCGCACGATATCGGCTTGACCACGATTCGCCAGGATCCGATTGGCATGGCACACGAGGCGGCTTGTAAGACTCTTGACTTGATCAATCGCAAGACCACGGGTATGCCGTTTCAGACGTTTCCGGCGCAACTGATCGTTCGCTCCAGCACTTCGCGAGTGTCCTTGGATAAGGGCTAA
- a CDS encoding carbohydrate ABC transporter permease has protein sequence MITMSGKAIRRWWALFALPTFAAFVIGFLVPFAMGVYLSFCKFSTVTDATFVGVSNYQNIITDPEFLHALVYTVLFTIVTTVVINVVAFAIAYMLTKAIKGSTLFRSVFFMPNLIGGIILGYIWLLLLNGVLAHWGRSITFSGVYGFWGMVLLTCWQQIGYMMIIYIAGLQGLPGDVIEAAAVDGANSRQTLFNVTIPLMMPSITVCTFLTVTNGFKMFDQNLALTNGAPSNSSELLALNIYRTFYGRAGFEGVGQAKAVVFFIIVAVIALIQNKLTTSKEVQA, from the coding sequence ATGATTACGATGTCCGGCAAGGCAATTCGCAGGTGGTGGGCGCTGTTTGCGCTACCCACGTTCGCGGCTTTCGTCATTGGTTTCCTGGTGCCGTTCGCCATGGGCGTGTACCTGTCGTTCTGCAAGTTCAGCACGGTCACTGACGCCACGTTCGTGGGCGTGTCGAACTACCAAAACATAATCACGGATCCGGAGTTCCTGCACGCGCTGGTGTACACGGTCCTGTTCACGATTGTGACAACCGTGGTGATCAACGTAGTCGCGTTCGCCATTGCGTACATGCTGACCAAGGCCATCAAGGGCTCCACGCTGTTCCGTTCGGTGTTCTTCATGCCGAACCTAATCGGCGGCATCATCTTGGGCTATATCTGGCTACTGCTGCTCAACGGCGTACTGGCGCACTGGGGTCGTTCGATCACATTCTCGGGCGTGTACGGCTTCTGGGGCATGGTTCTGCTGACCTGCTGGCAGCAAATCGGTTACATGATGATCATCTACATCGCGGGTCTGCAGGGCCTGCCCGGCGATGTGATCGAGGCTGCCGCGGTTGACGGCGCGAACTCCCGCCAGACGCTGTTCAACGTGACGATTCCATTGATGATGCCGTCAATCACAGTGTGCACATTCTTGACGGTGACCAACGGCTTCAAGATGTTCGACCAGAACCTCGCCCTGACCAATGGCGCCCCGTCAAATAGCTCCGAGCTCTTGGCTCTGAACATCTACCGCACGTTCTACGGACGCGCCGGCTTCGAGGGCGTGGGCCAGGCCAAGGCCGTGGTGTTCTTCATCATCGTGGCCGTGATTGCCCTCATCCAGAACAAGCTCACCACCAGCAAGGAGGTCCAAGCATGA
- a CDS encoding ABC transporter substrate-binding protein, with product MKKLTRTIAAVSALAMSVGALSACGGSNVNADKGHVYFLSMKVEQQDQFKELAEKFTKKTGIQVDIATASSDTYEQSLKSELAKSEAPTLFDVDNNDFLNWTDYYADMSGTNIYKDQENPDYALKDGDTVGAVPYVMERYGIIYNKKLLQKYFDSSWASIKSVDSINNFKTLKTVADEIQAHKDEMGVKGAFTSAGFDTSSIKRFGDQLAHISVYYEYRDQGVTQMPATISDKYVSNFKNIFDLYINDATIPKTQLASATMDDANSEFALGEAVFLQNGSWGYSQIRDQEVADEDMGVLPIYMGVKGEENAGLTVSFLYFAMNKNASEKDQKATKQFLDYILNDDEARDIITNEAGFETPFKSYAKAGYQTKNPIHRANDAYAKADKYDIVIYPLPSTQWVLTLGNAMLEYAQETGTWDTVHDAFVDGWASEYKTTH from the coding sequence ATGAAGAAACTCACTCGTACCATTGCCGCAGTGTCGGCGCTCGCCATGTCCGTTGGTGCGCTCTCCGCATGCGGCGGCTCAAATGTCAACGCTGACAAAGGGCATGTATATTTTCTCAGCATGAAGGTGGAACAACAGGACCAGTTCAAGGAACTGGCCGAAAAGTTCACCAAGAAGACCGGTATCCAGGTCGATATCGCCACTGCATCATCCGACACCTACGAACAGTCGCTTAAGAGTGAGCTGGCCAAATCCGAGGCGCCTACGTTGTTCGATGTCGACAACAACGACTTTCTGAATTGGACTGATTATTATGCCGACATGTCGGGAACCAACATCTACAAGGATCAGGAGAACCCCGACTATGCGCTGAAGGATGGCGATACGGTTGGTGCTGTGCCCTACGTCATGGAACGATATGGCATCATCTACAACAAGAAGCTGCTGCAGAAGTACTTCGATTCTTCCTGGGCAAGCATTAAGTCGGTTGACAGCATCAACAATTTCAAGACACTGAAGACAGTTGCCGATGAAATACAAGCACATAAGGATGAGATGGGCGTGAAAGGTGCGTTCACCTCCGCCGGCTTCGACACCAGCTCCATCAAACGTTTCGGTGATCAACTGGCGCATATCTCCGTCTACTATGAGTATCGCGATCAGGGTGTCACGCAAATGCCGGCCACCATTTCCGACAAGTACGTATCGAACTTCAAGAACATTTTCGACCTGTACATCAACGACGCCACGATTCCGAAGACGCAGCTCGCCAGTGCCACCATGGACGACGCCAACTCCGAGTTCGCACTGGGTGAGGCCGTGTTCTTGCAGAATGGCTCTTGGGGCTATTCGCAGATTCGCGATCAAGAGGTCGCCGATGAAGATATGGGCGTATTGCCGATCTATATGGGTGTGAAGGGTGAGGAGAATGCAGGCCTGACCGTGAGCTTCCTGTACTTTGCGATGAACAAGAACGCCTCTGAAAAAGATCAGAAGGCCACCAAGCAGTTCCTTGACTACATCCTGAACGATGATGAGGCACGTGACATCATCACGAATGAGGCGGGTTTCGAAACACCGTTTAAGTCGTATGCGAAGGCCGGCTACCAGACCAAGAACCCGATTCATCGCGCCAACGATGCCTATGCCAAGGCAGATAAGTACGATATTGTGATCTATCCGTTGCCAAGCACTCAGTGGGTGTTGACGCTGGGCAACGCGATGTTGGAATATGCGCAGGAGACCGGTACATGGGACACCGTGCATGATGCATTTGTGGATGGTTGGGCGTCTGAATATAAGACCACTCATTGA
- a CDS encoding ABC transporter substrate-binding protein, whose product MKNLTKGIAAVGALAMLTGVGACGSNTADDKGHVYFLNNKPEVVNQWNELAEMYTKQTGVKVDIQSATSGSYESTLSSELAKNNAPTMFGIGGFDQYAKYKDYLEPLQDTEAYKLLNDQGKQMAHKDGDNVYGLPYAAEWFGIIVNKKLINEYAKKDYAVIKSFDDIKDYNTLKKVADSMQQHKDDLGIDGAFSTPGLDSSNYYRYASHMTQVPVAYEYIDEGVDFEKELKGTYLDNYKNLWDLEMKDNPTENTMLGSVNYEDSTAEFSAGKVAFYPNGVWAYSQIKGNEVADEDLAMLPYYMGFPNESKYAANSIYDISWSVNKNASDKDKKATEDFIKWMVSDEDAKKILSKDMGFAVPFTTFDSEDFQPDNPLTKSALKLESDGLTPIHGAYIPGQAWADGVANALLEYAQGTGDWNGVKKAYLDDWTSAWNDYENNFGMLPPAHK is encoded by the coding sequence ATGAAGAATCTCACGAAAGGCATCGCCGCTGTCGGCGCGTTGGCCATGTTGACGGGCGTCGGCGCCTGCGGTTCCAACACCGCGGACGACAAAGGACATGTCTATTTCCTGAACAACAAGCCGGAAGTTGTCAATCAGTGGAACGAACTCGCCGAAATGTACACCAAGCAAACCGGCGTGAAAGTGGATATTCAGAGCGCCACCTCCGGCAGCTACGAGTCCACTCTGTCGTCCGAACTCGCTAAGAACAACGCCCCGACCATGTTCGGTATCGGCGGCTTCGATCAGTATGCCAAATATAAGGACTACCTCGAACCTTTGCAGGATACTGAGGCTTACAAGCTTCTCAACGATCAGGGCAAGCAGATGGCCCACAAGGACGGCGACAACGTGTACGGCCTGCCATATGCCGCCGAATGGTTCGGTATCATCGTCAACAAGAAGCTCATCAACGAGTATGCCAAAAAGGACTACGCCGTCATCAAGTCCTTCGACGACATCAAGGACTACAACACTTTGAAGAAGGTCGCCGACAGCATGCAACAGCATAAGGATGATTTGGGCATCGACGGCGCGTTCTCCACGCCGGGTCTGGACTCATCCAACTACTACCGATATGCTTCGCATATGACTCAGGTGCCAGTCGCCTACGAGTACATTGACGAGGGCGTGGACTTCGAGAAGGAACTCAAGGGCACCTATCTCGATAACTACAAGAATCTGTGGGATCTCGAGATGAAGGACAACCCGACCGAAAACACCATGCTTGGCTCGGTGAATTATGAGGACTCCACCGCCGAGTTCTCCGCCGGCAAGGTCGCTTTCTACCCGAATGGTGTATGGGCCTATAGCCAGATCAAAGGCAACGAAGTTGCCGATGAAGACTTGGCCATGCTGCCGTACTACATGGGTTTCCCGAATGAGAGCAAGTACGCCGCGAACTCCATCTATGACATCTCCTGGTCTGTGAACAAGAACGCTTCCGACAAGGACAAGAAGGCCACTGAGGATTTCATCAAGTGGATGGTCTCCGACGAGGATGCCAAGAAGATTCTCTCCAAGGATATGGGCTTCGCCGTTCCGTTCACCACCTTTGACTCCGAGGATTTCCAGCCTGACAACCCGCTGACCAAGTCCGCGCTCAAGCTTGAGTCCGATGGCCTCACTCCAATTCATGGCGCCTATATTCCGGGACAGGCATGGGCTGACGGCGTGGCCAATGCACTGCTCGAGTACGCTCAGGGCACCGGTGACTGGAATGGCGTGAAGAAGGCATATCTGGACGATTGGACCAGCGCCTGGAATGATTATGAAAACAACTTCGGCATGCTTCCGCCGGCCCACAAGTGA
- a CDS encoding LacI family DNA-binding transcriptional regulator has product MKASIQAVAAEAGVSISTVSRTFAKPNLVLPETRSKVMAAAEKLDYRISRSAAALKTGQSFRVALLMSDSISTWFNSNTYAGLDSVLHPAGYDISIFEMADAHDRHEFFATLPVRRNVDAVIVNSFNIVPEEVEKLSNMKVPIVGINIPSINGFNATVSIDDRQAMHVAVKHLFSMGHRRIAYAYETSNDNNQNMVFSAEARLHGLMETAEERKMTVERIAIRNYEDATNTILNSLLTMDPAPTALYCESDELALPVIYKLCQYGHAVPQELSVIGFDDVPLAAKIGLTTLHQDPFNMGENAARKMLSVMSGKTPKPLHETLQAQLMMRETTAFID; this is encoded by the coding sequence ATGAAAGCGAGCATCCAAGCCGTGGCCGCCGAAGCGGGAGTATCGATTTCGACCGTCTCTCGCACATTCGCCAAACCGAATCTGGTGCTGCCGGAGACTCGCAGCAAAGTGATGGCGGCCGCGGAAAAACTTGACTACCGCATCTCCCGCTCAGCGGCCGCACTGAAAACCGGTCAATCGTTCCGCGTCGCGCTGTTGATGAGCGATTCGATTTCGACTTGGTTCAATTCCAATACCTATGCCGGATTGGATTCCGTGCTGCACCCGGCCGGATATGACATTTCCATCTTCGAGATGGCCGACGCGCACGACCGCCATGAGTTCTTCGCAACGTTGCCGGTACGCCGCAACGTCGACGCGGTCATCGTAAACTCCTTCAACATCGTGCCCGAAGAGGTCGAAAAACTTTCGAACATGAAGGTACCGATCGTCGGCATCAACATTCCATCAATCAACGGATTCAATGCCACGGTGAGTATCGACGACCGTCAGGCCATGCATGTTGCTGTGAAGCACTTGTTCTCCATGGGCCACCGACGTATCGCTTATGCGTACGAGACATCAAATGACAATAACCAGAACATGGTCTTCAGCGCAGAAGCGCGTCTGCATGGGCTGATGGAAACTGCCGAAGAGCGAAAGATGACGGTGGAACGCATCGCAATCCGCAACTATGAAGACGCCACCAACACTATTCTCAATTCATTGCTGACCATGGACCCCGCCCCCACCGCACTGTATTGCGAAAGTGACGAGCTGGCATTGCCTGTCATCTATAAGTTGTGCCAGTACGGGCACGCCGTCCCTCAAGAGCTCTCGGTCATCGGATTCGACGACGTACCACTTGCCGCAAAGATCGGCCTGACCACGTTGCATCAGGATCCGTTCAACATGGGCGAAAACGCCGCACGTAAGATGCTGAGTGTCATGTCCGGAAAAACACCGAAACCGCTGCATGAAACACTACAGGCACAACTCATGATGCGTGAAACCACCGCATTCATCGACTGA
- a CDS encoding glycoside hydrolase family 172 protein yields the protein MTLESLTKIRHESSRAVNAENPTGEPGKGGIAASELGPSRKGSPCLRNIPVGATATLADITGPGCIRHIWITVDEKTTDADCFVLRDLVLRFYWDDEEEPSVECPLGDFFCCGFGRACLVNSMPVAVVPNRGFNMYFSMPFGARARITLENQHKNAISAFFYQIDYTVNDEPFDDDIAYFHAQWRRQRLTEKGRDYVVLDGVKGEGHYVGTYLALTTLERYWWGEGEFKFYIDDDEEYPTICGTGTEDYFGGSWSFAKQVNGKTVEQNYCTPYLGYPYYSSHDELIHNDYHNDDCPPMRGFYRWHIPDPIRFRSNLKVTVQQIGVGHRGFFERQDDVASVAYWYQKGPHAPFPQLPSAEERWPR from the coding sequence ATGACACTAGAATCCTTGACCAAGATACGGCACGAATCAAGCCGCGCAGTCAACGCGGAAAACCCGACCGGCGAACCGGGCAAAGGCGGCATAGCGGCCAGTGAGCTTGGCCCAAGTCGCAAAGGCAGCCCTTGCCTACGTAACATACCCGTCGGCGCAACGGCGACTCTTGCTGATATCACCGGCCCCGGCTGCATTCGACACATCTGGATAACCGTTGACGAGAAGACCACCGATGCCGATTGTTTTGTACTGCGGGACCTTGTGCTGCGCTTCTATTGGGATGACGAGGAGGAACCAAGTGTGGAGTGTCCGCTTGGTGACTTCTTTTGCTGCGGATTCGGCCGTGCGTGCCTAGTAAATTCCATGCCTGTCGCCGTAGTGCCGAACCGCGGTTTCAACATGTACTTTTCGATGCCGTTCGGCGCACGCGCACGCATCACGCTCGAAAACCAACACAAGAACGCCATCAGCGCATTTTTCTACCAGATTGACTACACCGTGAATGACGAGCCGTTCGACGATGACATTGCCTATTTCCACGCACAATGGCGGCGCCAGCGCCTTACTGAAAAGGGGAGAGACTATGTGGTGCTTGATGGCGTGAAAGGTGAAGGGCATTATGTAGGTACCTACCTGGCACTGACCACGCTTGAGCGCTACTGGTGGGGTGAAGGCGAATTCAAATTCTACATCGATGACGATGAAGAGTACCCCACGATCTGCGGCACCGGCACCGAGGACTATTTCGGAGGCTCTTGGAGCTTCGCCAAGCAGGTCAATGGCAAGACCGTGGAGCAAAACTACTGCACACCGTATCTCGGATACCCGTATTACTCTTCACACGACGAGCTGATTCACAACGATTATCACAATGATGATTGCCCCCCGATGCGTGGCTTCTACCGTTGGCACATCCCCGATCCGATTCGTTTCCGTTCCAACCTGAAGGTGACCGTTCAGCAAATCGGTGTTGGTCACCGCGGATTCTTCGAACGTCAGGATGATGTGGCATCAGTTGCCTACTGGTACCAGAAGGGGCCACACGCTCCATTTCCGCAACTACCTAGCGCCGAGGAACGTTGGCCGCGCTGA
- a CDS encoding ABC transporter substrate-binding protein → MNRKLKSALALIAVTAMSVTTFAACGSSSSSDSSKGKVYYLNFKPEAADEWADLAAEYTKETGVEVNVQTAASNTYEQQLKSEMAKSEAPTLFQVNGPVGYANWKNYTADMSGTEVYKQLQNQDVALKDGDKVVGVPYVMETYGLIYNKDILNKYFSTSGAKAKSIKDINSFSKLKAVADDMQSKKDELGIKGAFTSAGFDSSSDWRFKTHLANLPLYYEFKDDNITEQPATIKGTYLPEYKNIFDLYITDSTTEPSQLSSKTGDDANSEFALGEAAFYQNGTWAWSDLQKAGMEADSVGMMPIYIGAKGEENQGLATGSENYWCINSKASKANQKATADFLKWVITSDKGKEALSQKMGFTTPFKTFSSVKSDNPLVTDAMDDQKSGTTAVSWNFTMMPSEQWKNDLGSALLEYAQGTGNWDGVKSAFVDGWAKEYANAHK, encoded by the coding sequence ATGAATCGTAAATTGAAGTCCGCACTAGCCCTCATTGCGGTCACCGCCATGTCTGTCACGACATTTGCCGCTTGTGGCAGCTCATCGAGCTCTGATTCAAGCAAGGGCAAGGTATACTACCTCAATTTCAAACCAGAAGCCGCCGACGAGTGGGCCGATTTGGCTGCGGAGTACACTAAGGAAACCGGTGTCGAGGTCAACGTTCAGACCGCGGCCTCCAATACCTATGAGCAGCAGCTCAAGAGCGAGATGGCTAAGTCCGAGGCACCGACCCTGTTCCAAGTCAACGGTCCGGTCGGTTACGCCAACTGGAAGAACTACACTGCTGACATGTCCGGCACAGAGGTATACAAGCAACTGCAGAACCAAGATGTTGCCCTCAAGGATGGCGACAAGGTCGTTGGCGTACCGTACGTCATGGAGACTTATGGCCTAATCTACAACAAAGACATCCTTAACAAATACTTCAGCACTTCCGGTGCCAAGGCCAAGTCCATCAAAGACATCAACTCCTTTAGTAAGCTGAAGGCCGTTGCTGACGACATGCAGTCCAAGAAGGATGAACTCGGCATTAAGGGCGCCTTCACCTCTGCTGGTTTCGACTCCAGCTCCGATTGGCGTTTCAAGACCCATCTAGCCAACCTGCCTCTTTACTATGAGTTCAAAGATGACAACATCACTGAACAGCCGGCCACTATCAAGGGAACCTATCTGCCGGAGTACAAGAACATCTTTGACCTGTACATCACCGATTCCACCACCGAGCCGTCCCAACTAAGCTCCAAGACTGGTGACGACGCCAATTCCGAATTCGCACTCGGCGAGGCCGCTTTCTATCAAAACGGCACTTGGGCATGGTCCGATTTGCAGAAAGCCGGCATGGAGGCCGATTCCGTTGGTATGATGCCAATCTACATCGGCGCCAAGGGCGAGGAGAACCAAGGTCTGGCAACCGGCTCCGAGAATTACTGGTGCATTAATTCGAAAGCATCCAAGGCCAATCAGAAAGCGACCGCCGACTTCCTGAAGTGGGTCATCACCTCCGATAAGGGCAAAGAAGCGCTGTCTCAGAAGATGGGCTTCACCACCCCGTTCAAGACCTTCTCCAGCGTCAAATCCGACAACCCGCTGGTCACTGACGCCATGGACGACCAAAAGTCCGGTACCACCGCAGTGTCTTGGAACTTCACCATGATGCCGTCCGAACAATGGAAGAACGACCTCGGCTCCGCTTTGCTCGAGTATGCCCAAGGCACCGGCAATTGGGATGGCGTCAAGTCCGCGTTCGTGGATGGCTGGGCCAAGGAATATGCCAACGCCCACAAGTGA
- a CDS encoding carbohydrate ABC transporter permease, producing the protein MSDKVKHPVFWTVFLSIVSLAWVYPIVLVLINSFKQKAYISRNAFSLPTGKAFVGLENYIRGIERTNLISSFGWTVVVTVGAVLLIIVCTSMCAWWIVRTNNWAARLLYTLFLFNMIVPFQMVMFTLSKLADMMGLNTPWGLWIVYLGFGAGLAVFIFTGVVKGIPSELEESAMIDGASVPRIFFQIVLPIMRPSLISVAILQTMWIWNDFLLPYLTLDMRRFKTMSIAIQYLKGGYGSVDMGAMMACLVVAIVPIIIFYLCCQKYIIKGVMAGAVKG; encoded by the coding sequence ATGAGCGACAAGGTCAAGCATCCTGTATTCTGGACGGTTTTCCTTTCCATCGTCTCGCTGGCATGGGTCTATCCAATCGTGCTGGTGCTGATCAATAGCTTCAAGCAGAAGGCTTACATCTCGCGCAACGCATTCTCCCTGCCCACCGGCAAGGCCTTCGTGGGACTGGAGAACTACATCAGAGGCATCGAGCGCACGAACCTAATCAGCAGTTTTGGCTGGACCGTAGTCGTCACGGTCGGCGCGGTCCTGCTGATCATCGTGTGCACGTCGATGTGCGCTTGGTGGATTGTACGTACGAACAACTGGGCTGCGCGCCTGCTGTACACACTGTTCCTGTTTAACATGATTGTTCCGTTCCAGATGGTCATGTTCACGCTTTCCAAGCTCGCCGACATGATGGGCCTGAACACCCCATGGGGCCTGTGGATTGTGTATCTAGGCTTCGGTGCGGGCTTAGCCGTGTTCATCTTCACTGGCGTGGTCAAGGGCATCCCGTCCGAACTCGAGGAGTCTGCGATGATCGACGGCGCGTCGGTACCGAGAATCTTCTTCCAAATCGTACTGCCTATCATGCGCCCGAGCCTGATTTCAGTGGCGATCCTGCAGACGATGTGGATCTGGAATGACTTCCTGCTGCCGTACCTGACGTTGGACATGCGCCGTTTCAAGACGATGTCGATTGCGATTCAGTACCTCAAGGGTGGTTATGGATCAGTGGACATGGGCGCCATGATGGCCTGCTTGGTGGTGGCGATTGTGCCGATCATCATATTCTACCTGTGCTGCCAGAAGTACATCATCAAGGGCGTGATGGCCGGCGCTGTCAAAGGCTGA